The following coding sequences lie in one Drosophila bipectinata strain 14024-0381.07 chromosome XR, DbipHiC1v2, whole genome shotgun sequence genomic window:
- the LOC108133635 gene encoding uncharacterized protein yields MGKKFCYLEGKATPPTTTSRIGGKDHRGRGDKDQVSGEEDDEDDGRDRQTMFPQQSTTVKRVMSQLAHGYLKLVHRIEDKEPDRAVGGTVWEGRQPPQSPQSAQSPQPPTEDEISTSSEEYPPRGSVGFVDLFRRSLHFEKMGLPVTALELYSMDYLERRKGETRMQGGFLNDQHSLENHDTIALRRKSSYKVTAGGSTRLESSFHSRRLNWKGQTPPKEKQFLKIQNLETENKRDSLLKHKLENQGSIFDNKEVEMADQKRGPYRNNNRKDGMRQRSYSRSSSPEPVLSWNYAKTNIHEEDKKEEVVAPRYQSRRSTVPVLKALVQPRSISYSEEALAERWERESASSCSCEEEPKSKRSFVTVMQKTTPRRSCLKKPKLDHNAGSRSSSPGRSLAGYEADSELQTSRHSSEGQYQDLESDTLTAVWKMPIYYCKKPPSHGLYRLGSALKYQPIDRLDAGCLTTPLFEEDDDLDRAKYFAGEFAKLTLDEQRQDLAFRLGQVRLLQDMSDEEYRQRIVAQGFVVRPIVRLGEKHPCPFGRRRCPMVRNEHLLIHYLEYHGDTSVQVTETFEENRLLVVFEPKNLDLGRNTCISVLVYGGVRGRHCTLPIRRFMPTPNKDLPESFANLEGCLPLFVMICRNRPESRRRVRFRDIAGGCHGDTDSDYPVTPDDESDVLTLWMMSMDLPQPIHCMITVFNRRLDASVSSILKVRGLRKSHQCRAVMQSRHYHMRLGGKDLKILTNNNTESLYLEVTIKEYAGLFPLQGHTCRAHSHHRN; encoded by the exons ATGGGCAAAAAGTTCTGTTACTTGGAAGGGAAGGCAACACCTCCTACGACAACATCACGAATCGGTGGTAAGGATCATCGGGGTAGGGGGGACAAGGATCAGGTCTCCGGggaggaggacgacgaggacgaTGGCCGTGACAGGCAGACGATGTTTCCACAACAATCGACAACTG TGAAGCGAGTGATGAGCCAGCTGGCCCATGGGTATCTGAAGTTGGTCCATCGCATCGAGGACAAGGAACCGGATCGAGCGGTGGGTGGTACAGTCTGGGAGGGGAGACAGCCACCACAGTCACCCCAGTCAGCCCAGTCACCCCAGCCACCCACCGAAGACGAGATATCAACCTCATCCGAGGAATATCCTCCCAGAGGATCTGTGGGTTTCGTGGATCTGTTTCGGCGGAGCTTACATTTCGAGAAGATGGGCCTGCCGGTCACGGCCCTGGAGCTCTACTCCATGGACTATCTGGAGCGCAGGAAGGGTGAGACCAGAATGCAGGGCGGTTTCCTGAACGATCAACATAGTTTGGAGAATCACGACACTATAGCCTTGAGAAGAAAATCAAGCTACAAAGTGACAGCTGGGGGTTCGACGAGACTGGAGAGTTCATTTCATAGCCGTCGACTGAACTGGAAAGGTCAGACGCCTccgaaagaaaaacaatttttaaaaatccaaaatctAGAAACGGAAAATAAACGGGACAGTTTATTGAAACACAAGTTGGAAAATCAAGGATCTATTTTCGATAATAAGGAGGTGGAGATGGCGGACCAGAAACGAGGACCttacagaaacaacaacagaaagGATGGGATGCGGCAGCGTAGCTACTCCAGATCATCAAGTCCGGAGCCTGTGCTGAGCTGGAATTACGCAAAGACGAACATCCATGAAGAGGACAAAAAGGAGGAGGTTGTGGCGCCCAGATATCAGTCACGTAGATCCACAGTGCCGGTGCTAAAGGCACTGGTGCAGCCCCGATCCATCAGCTATTCGGAGGAGGCACTGGCGGAGCGCTGGGAGCGCGAATCGGCATCGAGCTGCAGCTGTGAGGAGGAGCCAAAGAGTAAGCGCTCCTTCGTGACGGTCATGCAGAAGACCACACCACGACGTTCCTGCCTGAAGAAGCCGAAACTGGATCATAACGCGGGCAGCCGATCGTCCTCCCCTGGCAGGAGCTTGGCCGGCTATGAGGCTGACAGTGAACTCCAAACTTCCCGTCACTCCAGTGAGGGCCAATACCAGGACCTAGAGTCAGACACTCTCACGGCGGTGTGGAAGATGCCAATCTACTACTGCAAGAAGCCGCCCAGCCACGGACTCTATCGGCTGGGATCCGCACTTAAGTACCAGCCGATCGATCGGCTGGATGCCGGCTGCCTGACGACTCCGCTCTTCGAGGAGGACGACGACCTCGACCGGGCCAAGTACTTTGCTGGTGAGTTTGCCAAGCTGACGCTGGACGAGCAGCGCCAGGACCTGGCGTTCCGGCTGGGACAGGTGCGCCTGCTGCAGGACATGTCCGACGAGGAGTACCGCCAGCGCATCGTGGCCCAGGGCTTTGTGGTGAGGCCGATCGTAAGGCTGGGCGAGAAGCACCCCTGCCCCTTCGGGCGGCGTCGTTGCCCGATGGTGCGTAATGAGCACCTGCTGATCCACTACCTGGAGTACCACGGCGATACGAGCGTCCAGGTGACGGAGACCTTCGAGGAGAACCGGCTGCTGGTCGTCTTCGAACCCAAGAACTTGGATTTGGGCCGCAACACCTGCATATCCGTACTGGTCTATGGCGGGGTCAGAGGTCGCCACTGCACATTGCCCATTCGCCGGTTCATGCCCACCCCGAACAAGGATCTGCCCGAATCCTTTGCGAACTTGGAAGGATGCTTGCCATTGTTTGTGATGATCTGCCGGAATCGACCGGAATCGAGACGCAGGGTTCGCTTTAGGGACATTGCCGGAGGTTGCCACGGTGACACCGATTCCGACTACCCGGTCACCCCCGACGACGAGTCGGACGTCCTGACCTTGTGGATGATGAGCATGGACCTGCCCCAGCCCATTCATTGCATGATAACCGTTTTCAATCGCCGGCTGGACGCCAGCGTCAGTTCGATACTGAAGGTAAGGGGTCTTCGGAAGTCCCACCAGTGCCGGGCCGTCATGCAGTCCCGCCACTATCATATGCGACTGGGCGGCAAGGACCTCAAGATACTGACAAACAACAACACCGAATCGCTCTACCTGGAGGTGACCATCAAGGAGTATGCCGGCCTCTTTCCCCTCCAGGGTCACACTTGCAGGGCCCATTCCCATCACCGGAATTGA